Genomic segment of Paenibacillaceae bacterium GAS479:
GATTTACGACGGGGAAGTCGGTAGAGGTTGTTCCGCCAGCCACATAGGCACTTCCGGAAGGGGAAGCCGCTATCGCTTGACCGACGTCTCCGCCGGTTCCGCCGAGAAAAGTGGAGTAGATAAAGGCTCCGGTCGGATTAAATTTAACGATAACGGCATTGGCTGTTCCCGTGAGAGTGCTCTGGAGCGGGTTAGCAAGCGGGAAGTCGGGTGAAGCACTGTCCCCCGTAACATACACATTGCCGAAGGTATCGGTGGCAATTCCAAAGCTGTTATCGTCCTGGCTGCCTCCCAAGTAGGTAGAGAAAATAAAACCTGTGCCGGAGGCGTTGACTTTGGTTACGAAAAAATCATTTCCACCCCCCAGAGCCGCTTGAACGGGATTAAAGGTTGGGAAATTAGTGGACGTCGTCATGCCGACAACCGAGACATTTTCGGCCAGATCAACGGTAATGCCCTGGCCCAATTCCTGACCGCTTCCTCCGAGATAGGTGGAATAGATTACATTCGCACCGGAAGCATCAAACTTGGCGATAAAAGCATCATTGCTGCCTCCGCCGTAGACGGGCTGCAAAGGGTTTACAAGCGTCAGATTACCGGTGGTAAAACCCGTTAAATACGCTTGGTCTGAGGTATCCACCGCAACGCCTGCACCCTCAGTCGCACTGATCGTAATATTTCCGCCAAAGAAGGTGGAATAAACGAGCGTATTCCCAACTGGACTGAATTTTGTCAAAAAAGCATTGGCGATCCCAATAGGCGTAGGTTGGTAGGCATTCAGCGTAGGAAAATCCGGAGAGGTAGTCAGACCGGTTACATAGGCGCTACCCACCGAGTCGACAGCAATTCCGAGTCCTGCATCCTGATTGACGCCGCCCAAGTAAGTGGAGTAAGCAAGTGTCCCGCCGGAGGCGTCGAACTTGGTCACAAAGGCGTTTGTAGTACCAGGGGGGACAGCCTGAAAGGCGTTGGCCAGCGGGAAATCGGTCGAGGTTGTGGATCCAGTGACATAGGCGTTTCCGGAAAAATCCACCGCAATGCCTCTTCCCTGATCGTCACCACTGCCGCCCAGATAGGTGGAATAAACGAGCGTGCTGCCCGAAGGAGCCAGCTTCGTCACGAACGCGTCATTAGCGCCGCCTGCATAGGTGGACTGAAAAGGCACTTGGGTTGGAAAATCCAACGACGTCGTCAACCCGGTAACATAGGCGTTGCCACTCGCGTCTAAGGCAATTCCGAATGCATCCGTCGTTGCGCTTCCGCCAAGATAAGTCGAATAGGTCAGGACAGGGTCAATAATGAGCGGAGCCGAACGGTCATACTCATCTTCTACTTGAATCGCGATTCTGGTGTCGCTCAGCTTGACATAACCGCCGCCAACTTTTCGGTTCCTATTATCCTGATAAATAAAAGGCGGTTTCAGCCGGAGAGGCTGACCATTTGTCACAACAAGCAGATGGCCGTCCTCTTCGACTTCGATCCCATGGGAGCCTTCGAATTCCAGTGCAATATTCGCTGCATCAGCACCGGCGGATACGATGAAATCAAATTCCAGAAGCCCGTTGTTTATATAAAATACGAGTTCGATGCCGGGGTAGATGTCCGAATAGCTTACTTTTTCAAAAGTCGGAACATCGGTAATCCACTTGGAGGGATCATTTCCGCGGTAATAGTGAGTCACGGCTTTTTGCGGATAGAGTCCTTCCGGAGAAACGTCAGACCGGGCTTCGGTAAAGCGCATGCGCAGTCCCCAGCTTTCCCACTCGTTTGACGTCGGAAATGAAAAGGGAGTCGTTTTGTCATTTTTTTTGATGCATTTGCTGAATGTCATGGCCATATAGGCGGGAGTGAAATAAAAGGCAGAATCGATTCCCTTCAGTAAATAAGCTACTTCCGGATGCGTTTGCCCGATATTTTGCTCGAATACATACAATCCGCCTTGAATCAACTTTATGGAGGGGGAGGATAGCTTTTCAGGGCTATTCATCGTGTCACTCCTTTTCGTCAGCGCTGATTCGGATCGGTTTCGGTCGGTTGCAGAGCAACATAAGCTCATTAAGCAGGCAGGCCGAAAGGCGTAGCAGTTTTTTTCCTTTACGAGAGGGGATTTCTCCTTCTTTTATGAGGTTTTTAATATGCTCGATCAACTGGCAGAAGGATCTCATCGCACTTTTGTAGGCTTTGCGTTTAATGAACCCCGTAATTCTGGTTATCTGGGAGGTAAGATAACAGAGCTCATCATCGTCCCGCAGCATTCTTTCGAGCTTGCGGAGCAGTGCAAGGGCTTCGGCATTGGTTTTCCTGCCCCGACGTTTGCAAGGTTTGACGATTTTGATCGTCTCCACGATTTTAATAATTTTCCCGTTGCGTCCTGGCGGGCCTTCGGGTCCTTTAGCACCCCTTGGCCCGGCAGGACCAGCGATGCCCGCGGGTCCAACCGGTCCCGTCGGTCCGATCGGACCGGGCGTACCGGGAGAACCGGTCAATCCAGCTGCGCCTGCAAGCCCTGCTGGCCCGACTGCGCCGGCTATTCCGGCCACTCCAGTAACTCCAGTAACACCTGCCGCGCCAATGGCGCCTGCAGGACCGGCGGGTCCAATTGCTCCTGTCGGTCCAGTCGACCCAGCCGTTACACCAGTCGCCCCTTGAGGCCCGGTTGTGCCTATACCGGTAGGTCCTGTCACTCCCGTAGCTCCGGTTGTACCTGTTGGCCCTGCCGGCCCAGTCGGCCCGTCCGGGCCGAGGCCTGAGCTTCCCGTTGGTCCAGTCGCGCCGGTTGGCCCTGCCGGTCCTGCTGGTCCCGCCGGCCCCGTAGGTCCGACTTGGGTGGTATCTTCGAATTTGGACACAAATGCGCTTTGTAAACCTGGGGCCGGCTGATTATTTTGGAACGGATTGACCAAAGGGAAGTCGTTCGAGGAGGTCAACCCGGTGACATAAGCGCTTCCGAAAGCATCCGATGTGATCGCCGTTCCTTGATTGTTGTTATCCCCACCCAAATAGGTGGAATAAATGAGAGCCGGGTTTGAATTAAGCTTGGTTACAAAGGCGCTTGCGCTCCCGAACAGCGTGCTTTGGAACGGATTGGCCAAAGGAAAGTTGGTTGAAGCCGACCAACCGGTAACATAGGCGTTGCCTAGATTATCAGCCGAGATTCCGCCCCCCTGATCGTTGTCGCTGCCTCCCAAATATGTCGAATAGATCAGCGTTCCGCTTGGTCCCAGCTTGCTTACAAAAGCGTCGTTAAGACCGCCGTTAGCGGGCTGAATGGCAGCGAGAACAGGGAAATTCAGAGAATTTGTATAACCAGTCACATAGGCGTTGCCGCTCATATCCGTTGCGACGCCTGTTCCGTAATCGGCTTGGGTGCCCCCAAGATAAGTCGAATAGATCACGCTGGTAACAGAGCCGACTGTAGCAAACTTGACGACATAGGCGTCGCTGGTACCGCCGCTGAAGGACGGCTGAAAAGGATTGACGGTAGGGAAATTAACATTCGTTGATCCTGCTGCATAAAATTGCCCGTAGCGGTCGACTGCAATAGCGGCCCCGTTGGTGAAGACGGTTCCGCTTAGATAAGTGGAGTACAGCAGAGCGTTTCCCGCTGCATTAAGCTTGGTTACAAAGGCCGTGTTGACTGCGAAAAATGAGCTTTGGAACGGGTTCACCAACGGAAAGTTGCTTGATAGCGTTGTTCCCGTAATGTAAGTGACACCTGTAATGTCGACAGCGATGCCGTTTCCGATATCGACATCGTTTCCGCCCAGATAGGTCGAGAACAGCAGGATGCCGCCGGTAGGATCGAGCTTGCTAACAAAGGCGTTTGTTGAAGGGGGAGGGGTTGTTTGGAAAGCACCGGAAGTTGTCGGAAAGTCCATGGAATCCGTATACCCGGTTACATAGGCATTGTTGAACGCATCAACCGCGATTGCATTTCCGGAATCAAGATCGCTGCCGCCCAGATAGGTGGAATAAAGCAGCGTGTTTCCGGCCGGAGAGAATTTGCTAACCACGACGTCTGAACCGCCTGCCAGTGTTCCCTGAATCGGGCCCAGAGTTGGATAGTCCGTGGCAAAAGTAAGCCCCGTCACATAGGCACTGCCGGAGGCATCTACCGCAATGCCAAGTCCAGTCGTAACGTCGCTGCCTCCGAGATAGGTAGAATAGGTCAATACCGGATCAATTATTAGCGGGAGGGAGTCATCATAAGTTGAAGCGGGTTCGAATCCAATCCGGCGTTTATTCCGAACAACATATCCGCCCTTAATCTGAACCTGCCTTCTCTGCTCATCCATCTGGTAAATAAACGGCTTCCGTAAACAGATGGTTTGCTCGTTTACCCCAGCATGAAAGTTGCCTTCCGCATCAATCCGCAGCCAATCCGTTCCTTCAAATTCCAAAGCGATTTGTCGCCAATCGGCCCCGGGAGCAACGATAAAGTCGAATTCCAGCTGGGAATCCTTGAGATAGAACAACATATCGATTCCAGGATAAAGACCGGTATATTTTATTTTCTTGAACGTCTGTATGCCGGTACGCCATTTGTTTGCATCCCGCCCGACAAAATAGTTTTTAATTCCGTCCAGAAGGTTGCAGCCCTCTATCCGCGTTTTCGGGCTAGCGCCGATAAAACTCATGCGAAGGCCCCAGGCTTCCCATTGGATCCGGGATAAAGAAGATGCATCGTACGCCGGTTCGCCGGTATGCAATGGTTTGCCGAATATCATATCGGCATGCGCGGGGGTGAAGTAAAAGGTTGAATCCTGACCTCTTAGAAGATAGGCAACCTGCGGGTCTGATTGTCCCACATTATGCTCGAACACAGGTTGATTAGGATGAACCGGCCTGATTCGAGCTGATGGCTCTATTGACGATGCATTCATGGCTGCGCCTCCTGACTAAAGAACGTGATCTATTATTGTATCGATTCCGCTAAAGGCAGGTCCGGGCATGTGCCATGCCGGGACAGAATTAGGCTTATCACACAACTACTGTGAGTTGAAACTCTTGAGTCATCGACACGCTGTCAATCTGCTGTAAACACAGCACACCGTTGGCGTTTCCGCTCAGCGTCAAATTCATGCCGCTGTTGACGTTTTTGATTTTCAGAAAGTTAATTCTGGAAATATACACGGCCCACTGCTGGCTTAAGCTTCCGTTCGGTGTAAAAATAACGGCATTCGCTCCCGGTGCAAGCGATGATCCGGCAATATCCAGGAATTTGCCGCTGGCAACATGCAGAATATTAAAGTAAAACCCATTCGGAATCAGCTGCCAGTGTTGAGATAAAATGGCGGCGTTGAATGTTTCCTGCTCGACGTTGGTGTTATCGGCTACTCCGCCTAGCACTGTTTGCAATGCTTTGGTCGAGCCGCGGTTAATAATGGCATAAGTTAGGGACGTATTGATCGGAGGGTTGGTTTTGCTAAGCAGTACGGCTCCGCCAGGCAGACCGGTCACATTGGTGGCGCCAGTCGATAATACAACCGGGATAGAGCCTTGCGGGCCCATATGTTCGATTACATTGCCTGTTACCGCAACGGTGTCGGAGTTGAAAATAAAGATGTCGGTCGATTGGTCGATATTATACATCCCGCCATTGGTGCCGTTGTCATTGCAGTGCGTGTTGAGAAAGATATTATTCGTTATTTGCATATCCTCACAGTTGACGACTTGAAGGTTCAGTCCCTCATTGCTGTCAAAGGTATTGCCCTCGATAACCATCTGATCAAAAGCTTTTACGCTTACTACCTCATAGGAGGCAAAACAGATGGCGCCGGCCTGATTCGTTGTAAAGTCCGATTGGAAGTAGCCTGCCCGGAGAATATAGTTTCCGCTTATTAACAGGTTTTGAGCGCAGCCTGATTGAGTATCTGCATTGCCCTCCGGCGTAATGACGATCGGGCGTATAGAGCCTGTAATCATGTTGTTTTGGATGAAGCCGTTGATTCCTTTGATCAGCAGCCTTCCTTTGTTGTAAACCGTATTGTTGCTATAAACAAATCCAGTTCCGCAATAGCGGGGGTTGAATACGAAGGAACCTGCTCCGAATGGAGGCACAGCGGTAAACACGATCAGATAAATCTGATTTTTATTGATGTCAAAAGGGCTTCCAGGTGTGGCGTTATCAATTTCCATCTGAATGACAGGGTCAATTGGAAAGCTGCCATAGGGGACTAGAGTCGCGCTGACGATAGTAGCCTGATCGGCAAAAAATGGGCCTAGCGTATCTCCAGCCGGAAGGGGAAGCGGGGCAGCAGAGCGGAAAGCAATATAGGCGGAGTTGCCTGAAGCGCTAAGAACTGTCATATAAGCCGGAGTCTGAATACTGAAGGTATCGTCGCCG
This window contains:
- a CDS encoding Beta-propeller repeat-containing protein, which produces MNSPEKLSSPSIKLIQGGLYVFEQNIGQTHPEVAYLLKGIDSAFYFTPAYMAMTFSKCIKKNDKTTPFSFPTSNEWESWGLRMRFTEARSDVSPEGLYPQKAVTHYYRGNDPSKWITDVPTFEKVSYSDIYPGIELVFYINNGLLEFDFIVSAGADAANIALEFEGSHGIEVEEDGHLLVVTNGQPLRLKPPFIYQDNRNRKVGGGYVKLSDTRIAIQVEDEYDRSAPLIIDPVLTYSTYLGGSATTDAFGIALDASGNAYVTGLTTSLDFPTQVPFQSTYAGGANDAFVTKLAPSGSTLVYSTYLGGSGDDQGRGIAVDFSGNAYVTGSTTSTDFPLANAFQAVPPGTTNAFVTKFDASGGTLAYSTYLGGVNQDAGLGIAVDSVGSAYVTGLTTSPDFPTLNAYQPTPIGIANAFLTKFSPVGNTLVYSTFFGGNITISATEGAGVAVDTSDQAYLTGFTTGNLTLVNPLQPVYGGGSNDAFIAKFDASGANVIYSTYLGGSGQELGQGITVDLAENVSVVGMTTSTNFPTFNPVQAALGGGNDFFVTKVNASGTGFIFSTYLGGSQDDNSFGIATDTFGNVYVTGDSASPDFPLANPLQSTLTGTANAVIVKFNPTGAFIYSTFLGGTGGDVGQAIAASPSGSAYVAGGTTSTDFPVVNPFQANLPGSPSGFISQLADNTLVGPTGPTGPSPTGPTGATGPTGSPGEPGPDGAEGPTGDTGPIGMTGATGAASITGGIIGSQGNTGATGLAGPAGAVGLPGAAGTPGPAGVTGLTGPIGAIGPIGAAGEPGAAGVVGTTGSAGVRGPIGPTGRPGASGPRGPQGAQGPEGPPGRNGKIIEIVETIKIIKPCRKHAYRHDAEALDLVRKLKRMANADLNLCHLLPSIRDIARLIKRRSFKTAMMSLCKLKNHLQELVEHGEISTKKGKTMLKVSAFLLNELMKLSCQEN
- a CDS encoding Beta-propeller repeat-containing protein, coding for MNASSIEPSARIRPVHPNQPVFEHNVGQSDPQVAYLLRGQDSTFYFTPAHADMIFGKPLHTGEPAYDASSLSRIQWEAWGLRMSFIGASPKTRIEGCNLLDGIKNYFVGRDANKWRTGIQTFKKIKYTGLYPGIDMLFYLKDSQLEFDFIVAPGADWRQIALEFEGTDWLRIDAEGNFHAGVNEQTICLRKPFIYQMDEQRRQVQIKGGYVVRNKRRIGFEPASTYDDSLPLIIDPVLTYSTYLGGSDVTTGLGIAVDASGSAYVTGLTFATDYPTLGPIQGTLAGGSDVVVSKFSPAGNTLLYSTYLGGSDLDSGNAIAVDAFNNAYVTGYTDSMDFPTTSGAFQTTPPPSTNAFVSKLDPTGGILLFSTYLGGNDVDIGNGIAVDITGVTYITGTTLSSNFPLVNPFQSSFFAVNTAFVTKLNAAGNALLYSTYLSGTVFTNGAAIAVDRYGQFYAAGSTNVNFPTVNPFQPSFSGGTSDAYVVKFATVGSVTSVIYSTYLGGTQADYGTGVATDMSGNAYVTGYTNSLNFPVLAAIQPANGGLNDAFVSKLGPSGTLIYSTYLGGSDNDQGGGISADNLGNAYVTGWSASTNFPLANPFQSTLFGSASAFVTKLNSNPALIYSTYLGGDNNNQGTAITSDAFGSAYVTGLTSSNDFPLVNPFQNNQPAPGLQSAFVSKFEDTTQVGPTGPAGPAGPAGPTGATGPTGSSGLGPDGPTGPAGPTGTTGATGVTGPTGIGTTGPQGATGVTAGSTGPTGAIGPAGPAGAIGAAGVTGVTGVAGIAGAVGPAGLAGAAGLTGSPGTPGPIGPTGPVGPAGIAGPAGPRGAKGPEGPPGRNGKIIKIVETIKIVKPCKRRGRKTNAEALALLRKLERMLRDDDELCYLTSQITRITGFIKRKAYKSAMRSFCQLIEHIKNLIKEGEIPSRKGKKLLRLSACLLNELMLLCNRPKPIRISADEKE
- a CDS encoding Ricin-type beta-trefoil lectin domain-like; translation: MSIQSMIDDAIASGQPVLVIAPGVYPLTATLNILGANGLTIVADGVTFIMTVFTRVMNVGNSTNFTFLGLTINYDPLPFTQGVVTATNYVTAPNTITVKLDQGYPVQAYGRLEVFSPYTRKNKEFSGANNGTSSIFDPDDPTSLIVSGVSPGIDVGDLVTLSGSAITPHSIQVFNSSFTTFRNITLYTSSGFGYIEGSGICGSVLDNFNIIPGPKPAGAIRPPLLSSIFDAMQFNNIQLGPNVQNCTIKNAGDDTFSIQTPAYMTVLSASGNSAYIAFRSAAPLPLPAGDTLGPFFADQATIVSATLVPYGSFPIDPVIQMEIDNATPGSPFDINKNQIYLIVFTAVPPFGAGSFVFNPRYCGTGFVYSNNTVYNKGRLLIKGINGFIQNNMITGSIRPIVITPEGNADTQSGCAQNLLISGNYILRAGYFQSDFTTNQAGAICFASYEVVSVKAFDQMVIEGNTFDSNEGLNLQVVNCEDMQITNNIFLNTHCNDNGTNGGMYNIDQSTDIFIFNSDTVAVTGNVIEHMGPQGSIPVVLSTGATNVTGLPGGAVLLSKTNPPINTSLTYAIINRGSTKALQTVLGGVADNTNVEQETFNAAILSQHWQLIPNGFYFNILHVASGKFLDIAGSSLAPGANAVIFTPNGSLSQQWAVYISRINFLKIKNVNSGMNLTLSGNANGVLCLQQIDSVSMTQEFQLTVVV